Genomic segment of Nitrospirota bacterium:
CGCCGCTCCCTGCGCCAGCTCGATTCCGACCGAAAGGGCCAGCTCCGCCTCGGCACGGCTCATCGCCGGCTCCCGGAGCAGATTCCTGGTCCCCTTCGCCACCTTCTTCGAAATCATTCCGGGCAGGGACCCGAAATCGTGGGCCACGCCGATGTCCACCACCTTCACATCCGCCCCCACGTGGCGGGCCAGCACGTTGACGGCCGCGCCGCCGTTCAAAAAATTCAGCACCATCTGGGCCGTGACCGCACTGGGATAGGCGCTGACCCCCTCGCCCGCCACTCCATGGTCGGCCGCAAAGGTGAAGATCGCGGCCTTGGGGACCTTGGGCCGCTCCTCCCTGGTCATGGCGACATAGCGGGCCGCCAGTTCCTCCAGCCGCCCCAGGCTCCCCACCGGCTTGGTGAGCCGATCCAGCCTGGCCCTGGCCCGCTCGAGCCAGGCCGGGTCAATCGGGATGACGGCGTTGACGGATTCTTGAATCGTCACGGCTACTTGATCCGGAGCGGAATCCCGCTCAGCACGACGTGGACTTCGTCCGCCTCCCGGGCAACCAGTTGATTGACCTGCCCGGCAAGATCTCGAAACCGGCGGGTTTCCGCTTCCAGCGGGACCAGCCCCAGACCGAGCTCGTTGCTGACCAGCAGAACCCTCGCAGAGGCGCCGCGGATCGCCGCCAGTAACGCCGCGACCAGCGACGGGACCTGCTTCTCGGACACGCCCCGCTCCCGCAGATTGCTCAGCCAGAGGGTGAGACAGTCCAGCACGACGACCCGGTAGTCGGCTCCGTGCTTCTCGAACCAACTGGCCAGGTCCACCGGGACCTCGGACGTCTCCCATTCAGGTCCACGCGACCGTCGGTGCCGGCTGATCCGTTCCGCCATTTCCCCGTCCAACGGCTGGCCCGTCGCGACGAAGGCCTTCCTCCCCTTGCCCCCCGCGAGCGCCAGCGCCACGCTGCTCTTCCCGGAGGAAGCGCCGCCGACCACGAAGATGAGACGCCCCCTCGAATTGCGACGCGTGACGCGTGACGCGTGACGCGTGAAGAAAGTCTTTATCTTTTGTCGCTTCCTACCCATCACCTGTCACGTGTCACGGCTTCCACGCCCCGCTCGACGATGGCTTCGACCGCCGCAAGACCCACGTGCTCGGCCACAAAATCGGCCAGCCGGTCGATCGCCTGGTCGGTTGACAGCCCGGGCGAAGGATCGAGCGGAGCCCAGCCGCGCGCCGCCCGCAGCCGGTTGAGAAACGTGCGCCTGAAGGACGGCTGGTCGAACAGCCCGTGGACATAGGTCCCGATGACCCGCCCGTCGGGGGACACGGCCCCCTCGGCCCATCTCCGCGACCGGTCCGGCTTCTGAAGGTCCAGGAAGGGGGTCACGCCAGGTCCGACCTTCGTCCGGCCCATGTGGATCTGGTAGCCCTCGACGGGACAGCCGCTCTCCCGATGGACGCCGACGACCTGGATCAGCACCTTTTTTCGGGCGAAACCGGTCATCACGTCCAGCAGCCCCAACCCCGTCACCTCCCGCTCACGCGATTCGACCCTGTGCGGGTCCCGAATCTTCATGCCCAAAAGCTGGTACCCGCCGCAGAGCCCGAGGACGGTGCCGCCCTCGGCCAGCACCCGCCTGGCGACCAGATCCAGCCCGCGCGCCTTGACGAACGCCACCGCTTCGGCGGTGGACTTGGTTCCGGGGAAGATCAGAGCGTCGAGCCTCTGTCCCGTCTCGCCCTTCAGCCGGACCAGCACCACGTCCGGCTCCTGGGCCAGGGCTTCGAAGTCGGTGAAGTTGGAGATGGCCGGTACGTCCGCCACGCCGATCGCCAAGAGGTCGTGACGGGTGACGCGTGACGGGTGACGCATGAGACATGTGCTCTGATCCTCCCAGCCCAGCGAATCCTCCTGGGGGACTTGAAGGTCTCCCCAATGGGGGATCACGCCGAGGCAGGGGACGCCGATCCGCTTCTCAACTTCCCTGATGCCGGGAGCGAGCAGGTCTCTGCTTCCGCGAAACTTGTTGACGAGAAAGCCCTTGACCAGACGCCGCTCCTCCGGCTCCAGCAGCTCCATGGTCCCGACCAGAGCCGCGAGAACGCCCCCGCGATCAATGTCCCCGACCAGGATCACCGGCGCCCGTGCCTCCCGTGCCATCCGCATGTTCACGATGTCGTGCTCGCGCAGGTTGATCTCGGCCGGACTCCCGGCCCCTTCCAGCACCACCAGATCGAACTCGGCCGCGAGACGGGCGAAGGCCTCGCGGACGGACTGGAACCAGTCCCGCTTGACGCGTCCGAAGTCCTCGGCCGTCAGGGCTCCGGCCACCGCTCCGTTCACGACCAGCTGCGCCCGCAGCCCTCCCTCAGGCTTGATCAGCACCGGGTTGAACTCCGTCCGTGGGGCCAGCCGGCAGGCCGCGGCCTGGACCGCCTGGGCACGACCGATCTCCCTCCCGTCCGGCGTGACGAACGAGTTGTTCGACATGTTCTGCGCCTTGAAAGGCGCCACCCGGAGCCCGCGGCGGAGAAACAGGCGGCAGAGCGCCGTCACGAGCACCGACTTGCCCACGTGGGAGCCGGTACCTTGAATCATGAGCGTCTTGGCAGCCATAGAGCCAGTGATGGGTGATGAGTGATCGGTGATCGGCTCGGAGATTGATGAGTGAGCACGTGCGTGAGCATTCCGCCTCTCATCACCCATCACAGATCACCCATCACTTTTTGACGTTCCGTTCCCAGAGAAACTCCGGCTCCCCGTTCATGCTGCCGACCCAGCGGGCCAGGACGAACAGGGCATCGCTGAGCCGGTTGAGAAACTTGAGGATGAGGGGGTTCACCGTCTCCTCCCGGGCCAGCCGGACGCAGACCCGCTCCGCGCGGCGACAGACCGTCCGGGCCTGATGGAGCAGGCCCGGCACCTTGCCGCCGCCCGGCAGGATGAACTCTTTGAGCGGAGCCAGGTCCTTCTGACACTCGTCAATCAGCTTTTCGAGGGCCGTCACGTCCGCCGCGGTCACCTGAGGCATGTTCTTGAAGCCCTGCCCCGGCGCCGTCGCCAGGATGCCGCCCGCGTCGAACAGTTTGTTCTGGACCCACCGGAGCTGTCCTTCCAGCCGGTCCCTGGCCGGAGAGTCGGCCAGGTCGGCGTTGAACACCCGCACGAGCCCGACCGAGGCGTTCAGCTCATCCACCGTGCCATAGGCCTCCACGCGCAGACTGTCTTTCCAGACCTGCTGGCCGCCGGCCAGCCGCGTCTTTCCCGCGTCGCCCGTCCGCGTATAGACTTTGGTGATGCGCATCATTCTTCTCCCAACGATAAACGATGAATGCAGAACGCTGAACTGCGAACTATGAATGATGACCCGTCACAAGAAGCCACAGGCTCAAGGTTCTGCGTTCATCATTCAGCGTTCTCATTTATTCCGTATTTATTCCGTCCCCATTGCTCATGGTGGACGAGCTGGTCGAGCGGCAGCCGTCGCCGCCAGCCGGCCAACTCCAGGTCGGGGCTTGGGGAAAACTGTTCCACGTACCCGAGGCAAAGGTAGGCGACCACCTTGACCGGCCTGGGAATGCCCAACGTCCGCTTCAGCGCCCCGTAATCCAGGATGCTCACCCACCCCACGCCGATCCCCTCCGCCCGCGCGGCCAGCCAGAGGTTTTGGATGGCGCAGCAGGTGCTGTAGAGGTCGGTGTCCGGCACCGTGTCGCGCCCCAGAACGTGGGGCCCGCCCCGCTGTCTCGTGCAGGTCACGCAGAGGTTGATCGGCGCTTCTTCGATTCCTTCCAGCTTCAGTCGGCCATACAGGTCCCCGCGCGCGCCTTTGTAGTGTTTCTTCGCGGTTCCGTTGGCCCGCCGGAACAGGTCCTTCACCGCCCGTTTCGTCGCCGGATTGCGGACGACCACGAAGTTCCAGGGCTGCATGAACCCCACCGACCCAGCATGGTGAGCGGCGGTCAACAACTTCGCGAGCACGACGTCCGCGATCGGGGTCGGCAGGAAGTTCCGTCGGACATCCCGGCGCTCGAAGATCGCCCGATAGACGGCGGCCCGCTCCCGATCGGAGAATCTTCCGTTGTCCGGGACAGGGATCGGCTCAGGCAGGCTCACGACGGCGTCCCCTTCCTGCCGAGCCTGCCCGCAGCGACGGCCCCCAGACAATCGGGGCAGAGGCAGTTCTCGAAATGCTGCTTGATCCAGGCAAGCTGCGACCGATCCAGCTTGATCGTGCCGCACCAGCACCCGCCGGCTTGGGAGCAGGAAAACGCCTGCCCGCAGTTGCCGCATCGTTTCTCCATTTCAGAACTCGACTCCCTTCTGGGCCTTGACGCCTTTCCTGAACGGATGCTTGACCTGTCCCATCTCGGTGACCAGATCCGCCTCTTCGATCAGCTCCTGCTTGGCGCTGCGCCCGGTGATCACCACGTGCTGCATCGGGGGCCTGGCCCGCAAGACCGGCAGCACGTCCGCCAACTGGACGTATCCGTGGTGCAGGGCGATGTTGAACTCGTCGAGGACGACCATCGCATAGGCCGGATCGCGGAGGAAGCCGGCCGCGGCCGCCCAGGCCTTCTGCGCGAACTCCGTGTCCCGCTCCCGGTCCTGGGTCTCCCAGGTGTAGCCTTCCCCCATGCGCAGGAAGAGGACCTGGTCGCCGAAGCGTGTGAGCGCCCGCGCCTCCGCCGTGTCGATCGCGCCCTTGATGAACTGGACGATCGCCACCTTCATCCCGTGGCCCAGGCAGCGCAGCACCATGCCGAGCGCCGCCGTCGTCTTCCCCTTGCCGGCGCCGGTGTAGACGATCAGCAGGCCCTTCTCCTCCTGCGCGGCGGCAATCCGCCGGTCCACCGAGGCCTTGAGCCGCTGCATCCTGGCCTTGTGGTCGGCTTGATCAGCCATGGAACGATTCCCGGCTGGCGGGGCGGTCGGCTCGGCCCTTCCTTGCCGTCTCCACCAACACCCCGGCCAGGTCCGGCCGGCTGGCGAAGTGGAGGTGGGCGTACAGGGCCAGCACGTTCCCCGCAACGAGCCCGTCCGGAGCCCGCTCAAGGCCACGGGCATCCGTGACCGAGCAGGCGTAGTCGAGCGGCCCGAGCGGCACGAGCGTCGAGTAATGGAACTCGTGGCCGCGGGCTTCCGTCCCGGCCGGCCCCAGCAGGCAGGGCTTCGTCACTTGCACGAGGCGATAGCCCAGCGTCAACCCCGGCTTGCGCATGACCGTCTCGGCGGCGAAGAGCCCCACCATCTCGTGGGTCCGGCCCTCGAAATCCTTAATGGCTTGCGTCAGGTACATGAGCCCGCCGCACTCGGCATAGATCGCCCCGCCTGCTTCGGCATGGGCTCGAACCGCCCGTTTCATCCTTACGTTGGCCGCCAACCGCTCGCCGAACAGTTCGGGATAGCCGCCGCCGAAATAGAGAAGCTCCGCATCGGGCAGGGCCTCGTCCCCCATCGGCGAGAACCGCACGAGCTCGGCGCCGGCCTGCTCCAGCAATTCCAGGTTCTCCGGATAGTAGAAGCAGAAGGCCGGATCGTAAGCGACGCCGACCCGCACTCGACCGTGAGACGTGAGAGGTGAACCGCACTCCTCCCCTCTCACGTCTAACGTCTCACCTTTTACATCTTCAGATGCCGAGCGGGCGAGCGCTTCGACCCGATCCAGGTCCACGGTCTCGCTCGCCGCACGTCCCAGCCGCTCGTAGAGCTCCCTCGTCCCCTGTTCGATCGCCGTCACGAGCCCCAGATGGCGATCCCCGATGGTCAGGGCCGGATCGGGCTTGAGGTAGCCCACTACGGCCAGGTCGGTCTCCGCCTCGACCGCCTCCTTGAGTAGTCGGTAATGGCCCTCGCTCCCCACCCGGTTGAAGAGGACTCCGGCCACCTTGAGCGCCGGGTCGAACCGGGCATAGCCGGAGGCCATGGCCGCCGCCGAGCGGGCCATGGCACCGCCGTCAATCACGAGCAGCACCGGCGCGCCGAGCTGCTTGGCCAGCTCCGCCGTGCTGCCGGTCTCGGCGGTCGGGGAGCTGCCGTCGAACAGCCCCATCACGCCTTCGATGATCGAGAGATCCGCGTCGGCCGAAGCCCGCAGGAAGATCTCCCGGTTGGCGGCCGGCCCCAGCATCCAACCGTCCAGGTTGCGCGAGGGCCGCCCGGTCGCGACCGTGTGGTGGCCCGGGTCGATGTAATCCGGCCCGGCCTTGAACGGCTGGACGCACCGGCCCCTGGCCGTGAAGGCCGCCAGCAGCGCGAGCGTGACCGTGGTCTTCCCGATCCCGCTCTGGGTGCCGGCGACGACGAGCCGGGGCCTCTTCATGGTTGCTTCCGTCACAGCAAATCGGTGTTGACGCGGACGCCGAAATAGATCGAACGCACCGGCGTCCCCGCGTTGAGAATTTCCTGGTAATGCTGGTTGAACAGGTTGTCCACCCGGACGTAGGCCTGGACCTTGTCGCTCACGTCGTAGTTGGTCGTCCAGTTCCACACCGCAAAGCCCGGGACGTTCTGCCGGTCGTTCGTGGTGTTGAAGCGCGAGCCCATCATGCGGCCCGCCAGGACGAAGTTCAGCGGCGTGAGAGGCCGGTAGCCGATCTGAAGGGTCCATTGGTCCACGGGCCAGCGCGGCAAGCGCCTGCCGTTGCTCAAGTCCCGCGTCATCGTGTTCGTGTACTGCCCCTGCAGGTCGAGGCTCTTCAGGAGAAACAGGTTGGGCGCATAGTTGTAAGCGAAGGACGCTTCCCAGCCCCGCGTCGAGGCGGACCCGACATTGATCGGGCAGAAGCTGAACGTGCTGAACGGGGCACAGACCACGGGATCGAACGTGGTGACGATCAGGTCCCGATAACGGTTCCAGAAATAGCCGCCGCTCAATCTGAAGCTCTTGTTGAAGAGCCACTGGTCCACCCCGACATCGAAACTTTGACTCTTCTCCTGCCGAAGATTGGGATTCCCGAAGTTGGGGAAAAACAAGTCGTTGATCGACGGCGCCCGGAAGCCCGTGGAGTAACTTGTCCGGAACTTCGTGTCCGTCTCCTTGTGCAGATATCCGCCGGTGACACGCCACGTGGTCGCGTCTCCAAAGACGTTGTAGCTGTCCTGCCGGATGCCCGCCGTGCCGAAGACCCGGTCCCAGAGATTGACCTGGGCCTGCGCAAAGCCTGCGTGCGACGCGATGACGTGGTTCGACAGCCCCGTATCGTTCTCGCCCTGCTGCTCCCGGAACTGATAGCCGAAGGTCAGCAAGAGCGGGTCCGCCACCTGCACGTTGTGCTGCCATTCGATCCGGTTGGCGAGCACCCGAGTCTCATTGGGATCACCGGTTGGAACGTTGACGACGTTGGTGACGAGGTTCCGCTGCAGGTTGCCGGGCAGGAAAAGGGACGCCTCCTGCGACCGTGAGAGCGTGAGTTTCTGGTTCCACCATTTCGTGATCGGCTGCTCGTAGTTGCCGCTGAACACGAATTGGTTGCTCTTCTGCTTGGACGCGAACACGTCCTTCGGCGGAGGGGACACGTTGTCCAGTCCGGTCGAACCGTTCATCCAGCGGAAGTCGAATTCAAAGCGCCCGTCCCGAGGCAGGTCTATGCCCAGGCGCGACGAACCGGCCCAGTTTCTGAACGAGTCCCGCTCCGCGGCCCCGAGCCGGTAGTCCACCGTGGAGAAGCCGGAGAAGTCCCAGCGTGACAAGGCCATGGAGAAATCCACCGGGCCTTTCTTGCCCGTTACCTGCCCCCCCTCGCGGATGGAGTTGAACGAGCCGTATTCGACGAAGGCGTTCGCGGTCGGCTTCCCGGCGCCTCTCTTGGTAACGATGTTGATCACGCCGCCCATCGCGTCCGATCCCCACAACATGCTCTGGGCGCCGCGGAGGATCTCGATCCGCTCGATGTTGTCCGTCGTCAGATTGGCGAAATTGTAACTGCCGGTCGTCGCGCTGTTCACGATCGCCCCGTCAATGAGCACCAGGGTCTGGCTGGCGCTCCCGCCTCGAATTCGCACAAGGGCTTCGGTCCCCGGCCCGCCGCTGGACAGCACGGAAAGGCCCTGCGAGAGACGCAGGGCGTCCACGACGGTCTTGAACTTCTGCCGTTGCATCTCCTCGCCCGTGATCACTTCCACGGCGCTGGTGATGTGGCTGACCGGCACCGGCGTTTTCGTCGCGCTCGTCACGACCTCCTCCGTCGTCACGACCGGTGTCTCATCTTCGGTTTTTCCAGCCTCTTCCGCCAGACCGGGCGTGGGCCACCCGATCCAGAGCCCCCATAGAACGAATCCAACGAGAAATCCTCGACGACAGCGATCCGCGATCTTCCGCATTGACCCAACTCCCTTATGCTCGAAGGGATGAGAGTGAATGGTCCGACAGACGGGTCTCCTGACTCGCGGATCGTCGCGCTCCCGCGCCTTCCCAGAACTTGTGTGATGGGTGATGGGTTATGAGTGATGGGGAAAGAAGCCAGTCATTCGCTCCTTACCCATCACCTGTCACCTATCACCGATCACCGCATTTCCAGTGGCTTCGTGCGGAATGGCTCCCCGCTTACAGTGGCGGCACCGTGATGGCTTCACACCATCTTCCCCGGCGCTGTCGGTCTATTCTCCGGTAGTCCCTCCCTGATGAATGTCGCGCCCTGTCGCTGAACTGACGAGGAGTGGGCGCCTTCCCCTCGTCACTCGTCATTCGTCACGCGTCACCCGTCACGGTCTTCCTACCCGGCAACGTGACGCGCGGCAGGCCCGAGTCCGGATGACAGTCCACCAGCACCCGGCACCGGTACACCGGCTCCAGCACCTCCGACCGGAGCACCTCCTCCGGGGAACCGATCCGCACGACTTGCCCGTCGCGCAGCAGCATCAGCCGGTCGCAATACTGGCCGGCCAGGTTCAGGTCGTGCGAGGCCACGACCACGGTCAGCCCCTGCGCCTCGTTGAGGCGGCGGAGCAGCTCGCAGATCTCCACCTGATGGTGCAGGTCCAGGAACGCGGTCGGCTCGTCCAACAGCAGCACCTTGGGCTCCTGCGCGAGGGCCCGAGCGATCACGGCCCGCTGGCGCTCGCCTCCGGACACGTCGCCGACGGGCCGGCCAGCCAGGTGCAGCACGTCGGTCTCCCGCATCGCCTCCTCCGCCAACCTGAGGTCCTCCGGCCCGTCCCAGCCGAATCCGCCGAACGGCCCTCCGTGCCGGTGGTGCGGGAACCGCCCCATCAGCACAACCTCGGTGATCGTGAACGGAAACGCGAGCGCAGTCTCCTGGGGCACCAGCGCCACGGTCCGCGCCACGGCCTCCTGCTTCATCGTCCCGAGCGCCTGGCCGAACAGCGCCACGGTCCCCCGTTGCGGGCGCAGAATCCTGGCCAGCAGCTTGAGGAGCGAGGTCTTTCCGGATCCGTTCGGGCCGATCACGCCGAGAATCTGGCCGGACCGGACTTCGAAGGTCAGATCCTTCAGCACCCACCCGTCCGCGTCCAACCGGCCCGGCCCCCTTCGATAGTGAAAGGCCAGATCGTCCACTTGGTAGGCGGCTGTCGAAGCACGCGTCTCCACTGATTCCCTTCCGCCTCAGGACAGGCTCAGCCGACCCTTCCGCGCCGCGAGCAGGTAGATGAACACCGGCCCGCCGGCCAGCGCGGTCACGACCCCGACCGGCATCTCCGCCGGCGCCAACAGGGTCCGGGCGATCGTGTCGGCGGCGGCGAGGAACGCGCCCCCGACGAGCGCCGAGGCCGGGAGCAGCAGCCGGTGATCCGGGCCCAGGACGAGCCGCACCGCGTGGGGGATCACCATGCCCACGAACCCGATCATGCCGCTGACCGAGACGACCGCGCCGGTCAACAGGGCGGATGCAAAGAAGACGGTCCGCTTCACCGTCTCCACCTCCACTCCCAGGGCCCGCGCGGCTTCCTCCCCCAGCGTCAGCAGGTTGAGCGAGCGGGCCTGCCGGAAGAGCACCCAGGCGCCCAGAATCAAGTACAGGGTCAGCACGGCCAGCACCGGATAGTCCGGCGCGGTCAAGGTGCCCATCAACCAGGACATCATGCCGAAAGACCGGTTCGGGTCCATCATCGAGGTCACGAACATGATCAGGGCGGAGAAGATGGCGTTCAGGATCACGCCGGCCAGCAGCAGCGTGTGGATCGGCAGGTGCCCGTACGAGGACGCGATGCGATAGACCACCAGGATGGAGCCCAACCCGCCCAGGAAGGCGCAGAGCGGCAGGGCCGAGAGGCTCGCGACGCTCGTCCCGATCCCCAGCAGGATCGCCAGAGCCGCGCCCAGAGCCGCGCCGCTGGAAATGCCGAGCACGTAGGGATCGGCCAGGGGATTCCGCAGGAGGGCCTGGAGCCCGACTCCGACCGTCGCCAGACAGCCCCCGACGAGGAGCGCCAGCAGGATGCGGGGCAGCCGCACCTGCACCAGGATCACGCCGGTCGCGCCGGCGGATTCGGCGCCGGCCTCCCCGTCCCGCACGACGAGGCCGAGAACCCGCAGCATCTCGGAAAACCCGATCGGCTCGGCCCCGAAGCGCAGGCAGACGAGCGCGATGGCCAGGGCCAGCAAGCCAAGCCCGAGCAGCGTGACGCCCCACCGTTGCGGTGTCAGGACCGAAGACCGGCCCACCGCCCCGCTCGCCACGGAGCCACGGGAGGCGAGCCCGACCGCCGTCACATCGGTCCCCGCCCCGGGGGCGCCTGACCAGTCGCCCGTTCCCATCACGGAGAGTTCCCCCCTTCAAACGCTTCCGGATGGACGATCCGGACCAGACGGTCCAGGCCGTCCACGATCCGCGGGCCGGGACGGTTGAGGAGATCGGACGGAATCGTGTGCAGGCGTCCCTGCCTGACGGCCGACAGCATGGACCAGCGCTGCCAGAGCTGCCGATCCGCCTCCGAGATGCCCTCAGCCGAACCCACGGGGAACACGATCACCTGGGGATCCTCCTTGAGCACCTCCTCCATGTTGAGCCGGGGATAGGGAACGGCGGCGCGGGCCGCCACGTTGGTGCCGCCGGCCAACTCGATCAGGTGGTGGATGAAGCTGCCGGGCCCCACCGTGATGAGCGGCTGGCTGTTGAGCACGTAGAGCAGACGGAGTCGGGGCAGGGCCGCGGTCTTCTGTTTGACCGACGCGATCCGCTCGCGAATCCGGGCCGCAACCTGGTTGGCGGCCGGGGCCCGTTCGAACATGCGGCCGAGGGTCAGGATGTTCGACGGCACGTCCTCAATGGTCCTGGCCTCAATGATGTACACCGGGATTTTCAATTGCTCCAGCTTGCCGAGGACATCGGCGCGCATGAACTCCCGCGGAGCCAGGACCAGGTCCGGCTGCAGCGCGACGATGGCTTCGATGTTCGGACGGGCGTAGCCGACTTTCGGCCTAGTCCTGGCCTGAGGCGGGTAATCGCAATATTCGGTCACTCCCACGATCTCCTGGTCCAGTCCGATCGCGAAGAGCGACTCGGTCACGCTGGGCGCCAGGGAAACGACGCGGGCCGGGGGCTTGGCGAGGAAGATCTTGCGGCCCAGGTCGTCCACGAAGGTGCGCGGCGCCAGGTTGGCCATGAAAGGCATGCCGGTCAGGATGCCTTGCTGCCGTCGCTTCTTCATGGAGGAGAGATCCCCGTCATCCGCCTGGGCCGACCCGCAGAACAGGATCGCGAGCAGTCCCAGAAAGCCCAGCCACCGTAACCGACCGGATCGTGAATGTCGCGAGCCCAAACAAAAAATCCCCAAGGCCTTGTCAGACCCTGAGGATTGCACCCGCTCCTTCACCCTCACCCTTTCCCCAGCCCACGAGGGAAAGAAGGTCGTTCACCCGCTGCGTTGCAAAAGCAACGGGTACCCGGGCAGGTCTTCTGGCTTATGGATGCGGACCTACTCCCCGCCCCTTCCCATCTGAAAACCGTGACGCGTGATGCGTGACGCGTGACCAGTTAGAAGAGCTTTTCGCTCAATTCTGAACCTGTCACCCGTCACCCGTCACGTGTCACTGTCTTCCAGACAGTGGTGTGCGCGGGTTTCGTCTCCATTCACAGCGGCGGGACCGCGAGGGATTCACACCCTCTTCCCTTGACCCGGAACAGCCTATGTCGGAGGCCAACTCTAGGGGAGCCCCTCGAAGCTTGTCAAGGCCAAAGATTCGGCGCAGAAATGCAACAAATTGTTCGAGTAAGCACCGGAGTACTGCGACAGGTTTTTACCGGATGTCATCCCTAAGCCCGCAAAATCTCTGTGAGTGGTCATCCTGGGCCGCCAGTCGTTTTTTGGCACCGGGATTGCGTTAAATCATGCGGGCTTAAAGTACGTGGTATAAGGGAACCCACAAATCCATAGGCCTATGAAGCTGTTCAAGAGCCTCATCCTGCTGGCGATCATGACCTCCCTGCTCCTGCTGGGCCTGGACGTAGCCAGGACCCTGTGGTTGGAAAAGGAGGAGGAGCCGAGCGTCAACTACACGAGACTGACCCAACTTCCGGCCCGGACGATCGAGAGCCCGAAGGTCAATGGCTATCTGGTCCTCCTTGGTTTTGCCGTTTCCTCCTCGCTCGACCCGGTCCAGATCGGCAAGGACATGTGGGTCGAATCGGAAAGCGCCGCCGGCCATCGGTTCTTTGACTATGGCCAGCGCGCCAGAACCGAGCTTCGAGTCGAGGACGATCTCCTGAGCGAGTTGCAGCCGGGGCAGGCATCGCAGGCCGCCACTCCGGCTCACCTCTCGACGACGTTCCTGCCCGGTCTCCTCCGCCAGCATGCGGTGCTCCTCGATCGCTACCGCTTCTGGCTGTCGCTCCCTTTCCAGGACTGGGGCTACGGCCTTCCGGGCACGCCCCGCTTCGTCGAGATCGTGGCGGCGCACCGTTTGTATCTCACCGAAGGGTTCGCCCAAGGGATCGAAGCCGGCGTGGACCGGACCGTGAAGGACCTCTCGGCCTGGCGGCAGGTGCTGGCCGAAGCCAAGACCCTCCAGTTGAAGCTCCTGGCCCTCACCGTGGTCGAGGAGGACCTCGCCCTGCTGAACCAGGCCCTGCGCCGCCGGGACTTCGACCAGGACCGGCTCCCGCACCTGGCGCTGGTCCTCCGCCCGTTGACGCAATCGGAGCGGTCGCTCCGCTGGCCGATTCAGCACGAGTTCCTGCTCGGCGTGAGGCGGGCGGACCATCCGCACGTGGACGACGTGGACGGCAAGCGGGAGGAATCGGAGGTGAACCGGCGTTGGGTCGCCGCCCTGAGCGGGGTGAGCGAAGCCGCCATCCGATCGGCCGAGAGGTTCCTGCCGGCCGGCGCCCTCGTCCGGTCGAAGCTGCAGAAGCAACGGGCGCTGAACATCTGCGCCGAGTATGTCGAGGCCACGATCCAAGCGACCGACACCACGGTCGGCCCGTTCCCGCGCCTGCAGGATTACGCCCGGGCGTCCCACCGCAAACTGGTGGATTATCTGCTCAACCCGGTTGAC
This window contains:
- a CDS encoding bifunctional adenosylcobinamide kinase/adenosylcobinamide-phosphate guanylyltransferase; the encoded protein is MVGGASSGKSSVALALAGGKGRKAFVATGQPLDGEMAERISRHRRSRGPEWETSEVPVDLASWFEKHGADYRVVVLDCLTLWLSNLRERGVSEKQVPSLVAALLAAIRGASARVLLVSNELGLGLVPLEAETRRFRDLAGQVNQLVAREADEVHVVLSGIPLRIK
- a CDS encoding cobyric acid synthase — protein: MAAKTLMIQGTGSHVGKSVLVTALCRLFLRRGLRVAPFKAQNMSNNSFVTPDGREIGRAQAVQAAACRLAPRTEFNPVLIKPEGGLRAQLVVNGAVAGALTAEDFGRVKRDWFQSVREAFARLAAEFDLVVLEGAGSPAEINLREHDIVNMRMAREARAPVILVGDIDRGGVLAALVGTMELLEPEERRLVKGFLVNKFRGSRDLLAPGIREVEKRIGVPCLGVIPHWGDLQVPQEDSLGWEDQSTCLMRHPSRVTRHDLLAIGVADVPAISNFTDFEALAQEPDVVLVRLKGETGQRLDALIFPGTKSTAEAVAFVKARGLDLVARRVLAEGGTVLGLCGGYQLLGMKIRDPHRVESREREVTGLGLLDVMTGFARKKVLIQVVGVHRESGCPVEGYQIHMGRTKVGPGVTPFLDLQKPDRSRRWAEGAVSPDGRVIGTYVHGLFDQPSFRRTFLNRLRAARGWAPLDPSPGLSTDQAIDRLADFVAEHVGLAAVEAIVERGVEAVTRDR
- a CDS encoding cob(I)yrinic acid a,c-diamide adenosyltransferase; the encoded protein is MRITKVYTRTGDAGKTRLAGGQQVWKDSLRVEAYGTVDELNASVGLVRVFNADLADSPARDRLEGQLRWVQNKLFDAGGILATAPGQGFKNMPQVTAADVTALEKLIDECQKDLAPLKEFILPGGGKVPGLLHQARTVCRRAERVCVRLAREETVNPLILKFLNRLSDALFVLARWVGSMNGEPEFLWERNVKK
- the bluB gene encoding 5,6-dimethylbenzimidazole synthase, which produces MSLPEPIPVPDNGRFSDRERAAVYRAIFERRDVRRNFLPTPIADVVLAKLLTAAHHAGSVGFMQPWNFVVVRNPATKRAVKDLFRRANGTAKKHYKGARGDLYGRLKLEGIEEAPINLCVTCTRQRGGPHVLGRDTVPDTDLYSTCCAIQNLWLAARAEGIGVGWVSILDYGALKRTLGIPRPVKVVAYLCLGYVEQFSPSPDLELAGWRRRLPLDQLVHHEQWGRNKYGINENAE
- a CDS encoding cysteine-rich CWC family protein, which translates into the protein MEKRCGNCGQAFSCSQAGGCWCGTIKLDRSQLAWIKQHFENCLCPDCLGAVAAGRLGRKGTPS
- the cobO gene encoding cob(I)yrinic acid a,c-diamide adenosyltransferase — encoded protein: MADQADHKARMQRLKASVDRRIAAAQEEKGLLIVYTGAGKGKTTAALGMVLRCLGHGMKVAIVQFIKGAIDTAEARALTRFGDQVLFLRMGEGYTWETQDRERDTEFAQKAWAAAAGFLRDPAYAMVVLDEFNIALHHGYVQLADVLPVLRARPPMQHVVITGRSAKQELIEEADLVTEMGQVKHPFRKGVKAQKGVEF
- a CDS encoding cobyrinate a,c-diamide synthase, translated to MKRPRLVVAGTQSGIGKTTVTLALLAAFTARGRCVQPFKAGPDYIDPGHHTVATGRPSRNLDGWMLGPAANREIFLRASADADLSIIEGVMGLFDGSSPTAETGSTAELAKQLGAPVLLVIDGGAMARSAAAMASGYARFDPALKVAGVLFNRVGSEGHYRLLKEAVEAETDLAVVGYLKPDPALTIGDRHLGLVTAIEQGTRELYERLGRAASETVDLDRVEALARSASEDVKGETLDVRGEECGSPLTSHGRVRVGVAYDPAFCFYYPENLELLEQAGAELVRFSPMGDEALPDAELLYFGGGYPELFGERLAANVRMKRAVRAHAEAGGAIYAECGGLMYLTQAIKDFEGRTHEMVGLFAAETVMRKPGLTLGYRLVQVTKPCLLGPAGTEARGHEFHYSTLVPLGPLDYACSVTDARGLERAPDGLVAGNVLALYAHLHFASRPDLAGVLVETARKGRADRPASRESFHG